The following proteins are co-located in the Candidatus Goldiibacteriota bacterium genome:
- a CDS encoding DegT/DnrJ/EryC1/StrS family aminotransferase produces the protein MIHVGDMKIGPEEKAAINAVLDSGHISEGKNVKQFEREFAEKIGVRHSIAVSSGTSALIAGLLALIYSGKIKKGSSVITTPVTYISTVSAIVLAGLKPVFADIEPGTLNIGPDQIEETIKREGADKCSLILPVHLMGYPCDMIKINEIAAKYGLLVFEDAAQAHGTKINGVNVGNFSILADYSFYIAHNIQVGEMGAVTTNDTALARLVRQIKANGRVCDCLVCTRNDGICPHEPKDERDMDPRFTHNLIGYNFKTMEFTAALGLLQLKRFDEIMEKRRDNIKAINTVLKKYEDVFRLPEYMENVSYLAYPLVIKKSAKISRRDLRIKLAKNNVESRPLFGCIPTQQPAYEYLKGGYDGKLPEAEFIGSNGFYIGCHQYIEKEDIKIIEAAFDAALK, from the coding sequence ATGATACACGTGGGAGACATGAAAATAGGGCCGGAAGAAAAAGCCGCTATAAACGCGGTTTTGGATTCAGGGCATATTTCCGAAGGAAAAAATGTAAAGCAGTTTGAACGGGAATTCGCCGAAAAAATAGGCGTACGCCACAGCATAGCGGTATCGTCAGGCACGTCAGCGCTTATAGCCGGGTTGCTTGCCCTGATTTATTCGGGTAAAATAAAAAAAGGCAGCAGTGTTATTACAACCCCTGTCACATACATATCCACGGTAAGCGCTATTGTGCTTGCGGGGTTAAAGCCGGTATTTGCGGATATTGAACCGGGTACTCTGAACATTGGGCCTGACCAGATAGAAGAAACAATAAAACGCGAAGGCGCGGATAAGTGTTCGCTTATACTTCCGGTGCACCTTATGGGATATCCGTGTGACATGATTAAAATAAATGAAATAGCTGCAAAATACGGCCTGCTTGTTTTTGAAGACGCCGCGCAGGCACACGGCACAAAAATTAACGGCGTAAACGTCGGTAACTTCTCTATCCTCGCGGATTACTCTTTCTATATAGCCCATAATATTCAGGTTGGTGAAATGGGCGCGGTGACAACCAATGATACAGCCCTTGCGCGCCTGGTAAGGCAGATAAAGGCAAATGGAAGGGTCTGCGACTGCCTTGTATGCACCAGAAATGACGGCATATGCCCGCACGAACCAAAAGATGAACGCGATATGGACCCAAGGTTCACGCATAACCTGATTGGGTATAACTTTAAGACAATGGAATTTACCGCCGCGCTTGGTTTATTGCAGTTAAAGCGGTTTGATGAAATAATGGAAAAGCGCAGGGATAATATTAAAGCGATAAATACTGTTCTGAAAAAATATGAAGATGTATTCAGGCTGCCGGAATATATGGAAAATGTAAGTTATCTGGCTTATCCTTTAGTTATAAAAAAATCAGCAAAAATCAGCAGGCGCGACCTGCGTATAAAACTTGCAAAGAATAATGTGGAAAGCCGGCCGTTGTTCGGGTGTATTCCTACACAGCAGCCCGCGTATGAATATCTTAAAGGCGGATATGATGGAAAATTACCTGAGGCAGAATTTATCGGAAGCAACGGTTTTTATATCGGCTGCCACCAGTATATAGAAAAAGAGGACATTAAAATAATAGAAGCGGCATTTGACGCTGCTTTAAAATAG